From a region of the Actinopolymorpha singaporensis genome:
- a CDS encoding phosphatase PAP2 family protein — protein sequence MRSLVRGLLAGWLLALAVAQTAALALVWWIFIRTPHGQVIDATVLRGTRFGRASVEQLVSGVLDAVSFASLVAATIVLGFIALARRRVLLAVAATVLVAGANLTTQVLKDYVVSRPDLGIAGTNIGAPNSLPSGHMTVAASVAVAAVMVVPARLRAMVAVLGACYAALTGIATLSAGWHRPSDALAALLIVGAWASVVAAVLVLAQRSRTTGAPSDPHPRMVGGLALVGGAALVGAVLLVALADQGPLTPPVEVGRSRLVLAYAGGAVGVAGATCLTMAVVLATVHRVVPRLAEPTVAAQPTGPDTDLVVAAGEPDRTD from the coding sequence ATGCGGAGTCTGGTACGCGGGTTGCTGGCTGGTTGGTTGCTGGCGCTGGCGGTTGCGCAGACCGCCGCGCTCGCGCTCGTCTGGTGGATCTTCATCCGCACTCCCCACGGCCAGGTCATCGACGCGACCGTGTTGCGCGGCACGAGGTTCGGCCGGGCATCGGTGGAGCAGTTGGTGAGCGGCGTACTGGACGCGGTCTCCTTTGCGTCGCTGGTGGCGGCGACGATCGTGCTCGGATTCATCGCGCTTGCCCGGCGGCGGGTCCTGCTCGCCGTGGCGGCGACCGTACTCGTCGCCGGCGCCAACCTCACCACGCAGGTCCTGAAGGACTACGTCGTCTCCCGGCCGGACCTCGGCATCGCGGGCACCAACATCGGCGCGCCGAACAGCCTGCCGAGCGGGCACATGACCGTCGCGGCCTCGGTCGCGGTCGCCGCGGTCATGGTCGTGCCGGCACGGTTGCGGGCGATGGTCGCGGTCCTGGGCGCCTGCTACGCGGCACTCACCGGGATCGCCACGCTGTCCGCCGGCTGGCACCGTCCAAGCGATGCTCTCGCCGCCCTGCTGATCGTCGGCGCCTGGGCGTCGGTGGTCGCCGCCGTTCTCGTGCTCGCCCAACGGTCCCGGACCACCGGCGCGCCGAGTGACCCGCACCCTCGGATGGTGGGCGGGCTGGCGTTGGTGGGGGGTGCGGCGCTGGTGGGTGCGGTGCTTCTCGTCGCACTGGCCGACCAGGGCCCGCTGACGCCACCGGTCGAGGTGGGCCGGAGCCGGTTGGTCCTTGCCTACGCAGGAGGTGCCGTCGGCGTGGCGGGAGCGACCTGCCTGACGATGGCGGTCGTACTGGCCACGGTGCACCGGGTGGTCCCGCGACTCGCCGAACCGACTGTGGCCGCCCAACCGACCGGTCCGGACACGGACCTCGTGGTGGCGGCCGGTGAACCGGACCGAACCGACTGA
- a CDS encoding nuclease, translated as MPLAAIPGTFQVIGASPDGDSVRFRPDDPDAFANAGIKAHTNSSGAAQLRLDAIDALETHYTPRSAPHPWRQPADLGDGAATALLDLLGFSDVQRDEHGIVTAATPETRPGYILSRFADKYGRAVSFAYAGKRRGGASGSVYLEVPELRRSVNHQLLSAGWVYPTFYSLLYFDLREELARVSVAARADRKGVWRHDSTLTGLGLTSRDQLQNQLVILPKLFRRLADYLTLDEPSSVDLAGFPAFLEARNDRIFTVPAGQATAFATLVERRRQRLKLTIAPEQIVFLEA; from the coding sequence ATGCCACTCGCCGCCATTCCCGGAACGTTCCAGGTGATCGGGGCATCCCCGGACGGTGACTCCGTACGCTTCCGGCCGGACGACCCGGACGCGTTCGCGAACGCCGGGATCAAGGCTCATACGAACTCCTCCGGCGCCGCGCAACTGCGCCTGGACGCGATCGACGCCCTGGAGACCCACTACACGCCGCGGAGCGCACCGCACCCGTGGCGGCAGCCGGCCGACCTCGGTGACGGCGCGGCGACCGCACTGCTGGACCTGCTCGGCTTCAGCGACGTCCAGCGCGACGAGCACGGCATCGTGACCGCCGCGACGCCGGAGACAAGGCCCGGCTACATCCTCAGCCGCTTCGCCGACAAGTACGGCCGGGCGGTGTCGTTCGCCTACGCCGGCAAACGGCGCGGAGGTGCGAGCGGTTCGGTCTACCTGGAGGTCCCGGAACTCCGCCGGTCGGTCAACCACCAGCTGCTCAGCGCCGGTTGGGTGTATCCCACCTTCTACTCGCTGCTGTACTTCGACCTGCGCGAGGAGCTCGCACGTGTCTCGGTCGCCGCGCGTGCCGACAGGAAGGGCGTGTGGAGGCACGACTCCACGCTGACGGGCCTCGGACTGACGTCACGTGACCAGCTCCAGAACCAGCTCGTCATCCTGCCGAAGCTGTTCCGCCGGTTGGCCGACTACCTCACCCTGGACGAGCCGAGCAGCGTCGACCTCGCCGGGTTCCCTGCCTTCCTCGAGGCGAGGAACGACCGGATCTTCACCGTCCCCGCCGGCCAGGCGACAGCGTTCGCCACCCTGGTGGAGCGTCGCCGGCAGCGGTTGAAGCTGACCATCGCGCCGGAGCAGATCGTCTTCCTCGAGGCCTGA
- a CDS encoding rhodanese-like domain-containing protein, which yields MAHEVEMPEFVRAHEEGHLTVDVREPEEYTAGHVPGARLIPLGTLVQHTASLPKDQPIYVICASGHRSLAGADVLTRAGLDAHSVAGGTLGWMRAGNPVVTGDSPT from the coding sequence ATGGCCCACGAGGTCGAGATGCCGGAGTTCGTCCGCGCGCACGAGGAGGGCCACCTCACCGTGGACGTCCGCGAGCCGGAGGAGTACACCGCCGGGCACGTGCCCGGGGCGCGGCTGATCCCGCTGGGCACCCTCGTCCAGCACACCGCGAGCCTGCCGAAGGACCAGCCGATCTACGTGATCTGCGCGAGCGGTCATCGCAGCCTGGCCGGCGCCGACGTCCTCACCCGGGCGGGCCTGGACGCCCACTCCGTCGCCGGTGGAACGCTCGGGTGGATGCGGGCGGGCAATCCCGTGGTGACCGGCGACTCGCCGACCTGA
- a CDS encoding alkaline phosphatase PhoX yields MTSLSRRDLLARSGVTAMGLAFAGSIDTVAGPRAALADSGQAVGYGPLVPDPAGILALPEGFSYKIVAEVGKTTLVTGEPTPSDPDGTANFPSPTGATLVNNHEVGGSEPFRVPALPGLTYDPGAGGGTTNIEVDHDGTRLREYVSLAGTHNNCAGGLTPWNTWLTCEETEARAGGALQKDHGYVFEVDAFDQQANMDPVPLKFLGRYAHEAVAVDPRTSAIYETEDAGGPNGLYYRWTPPKGFRGGKGALRALALGTGGDTAGTLEAMSCYLGGKHVADLSEATRPGTTYRVRWVEVPDRDARTTSVRKQFTDDQVTRSHKLEGAWWADGGAYFVASFARTEDGSTRAHDGQVWFYDPASQTVTLKVIFGVNPSPDADGNYDGPDNITVSPYGGVILAEDGEGIQHLVGVTRSGRSYPMARNDLNGNEFTGPNFSPDGRLLFANIQSPGHVFAITGPWEHLTQGGRR; encoded by the coding sequence ATGACCTCGCTTTCTCGACGTGACCTCCTGGCTCGCAGTGGTGTGACGGCGATGGGCCTCGCGTTCGCCGGCAGCATCGACACCGTTGCCGGGCCGCGCGCCGCACTGGCCGACTCGGGCCAGGCGGTCGGCTACGGCCCCCTCGTGCCGGACCCCGCGGGAATCCTCGCGCTGCCCGAGGGCTTCAGCTACAAGATCGTCGCGGAGGTCGGCAAGACCACCCTGGTGACGGGGGAGCCGACGCCCAGCGACCCCGACGGCACCGCGAACTTCCCGAGCCCGACCGGTGCCACGCTGGTCAACAACCACGAGGTGGGTGGCTCCGAACCGTTCCGCGTCCCGGCGTTGCCCGGCCTCACCTACGACCCGGGTGCCGGTGGTGGCACCACGAACATCGAGGTCGACCACGACGGCACCCGGCTGCGTGAGTACGTCAGCCTGGCCGGCACGCACAACAACTGCGCCGGCGGCCTCACGCCGTGGAACACCTGGCTCACCTGTGAGGAGACCGAAGCCCGCGCGGGCGGCGCCCTGCAGAAGGACCACGGGTACGTCTTCGAGGTCGACGCGTTCGACCAGCAGGCGAACATGGACCCGGTGCCGCTGAAGTTCCTGGGCCGCTACGCCCACGAGGCGGTGGCGGTGGACCCGCGCACGTCCGCCATCTACGAGACCGAGGACGCCGGCGGACCGAACGGCCTGTACTACCGCTGGACTCCGCCGAAGGGATTCCGTGGCGGCAAGGGCGCGCTGCGGGCGCTGGCGCTCGGCACGGGCGGCGACACCGCCGGGACGCTCGAGGCCATGAGCTGCTACCTCGGCGGCAAGCACGTGGCCGACCTGTCGGAGGCGACCCGCCCGGGCACGACGTACCGGGTGCGGTGGGTCGAGGTGCCCGACCGTGACGCGCGCACCACCTCCGTACGCAAGCAGTTCACCGACGACCAGGTGACCCGCAGCCACAAGCTGGAAGGCGCCTGGTGGGCCGACGGTGGTGCGTACTTCGTCGCGAGCTTCGCGCGGACCGAGGACGGGAGCACCAGGGCTCACGACGGGCAGGTGTGGTTCTACGACCCCGCCTCCCAGACCGTGACGCTGAAGGTCATCTTCGGCGTCAACCCGAGCCCGGACGCCGACGGCAACTACGACGGGCCGGACAACATCACGGTCTCGCCGTACGGCGGGGTGATTCTGGCCGAGGACGGCGAGGGAATCCAGCACCTTGTGGGCGTCACCAGGTCGGGCCGGTCGTATCCGATGGCGCGCAACGACCTGAACGGCAACGAGTTCACCGGGCCGAACTTCTCACCGGACGGGCGGCTGTTGTTCGCCAACATCCAGTCGCCCGGCCACGTGTTCGCGATCACCGGGCCGTGGGAACACCTGACCCAGGGCGGCCGCCGCTGA
- a CDS encoding TrpB-like pyridoxal phosphate-dependent enzyme, with product MGEPTKILLDESDLPRRWYNLLADLPSPPPPVLHPGTKEPVGPDDLAPLFPGDLIAQEVTAERYVDIPEEVLEVYRLWRPSPLYRAHRLEKALGTPAKIFYKYEGVSPAGSHKPNTAVPQAYYNALAGVRRLTTETGAGQWGTALAFACSQFGLDCEVWQVRASYDQKPYRKAMIETFGGVVHPSPSELTEAGRAALAKDGGSPGSLGIAISEAVEVAAGDPTTNYALGSVLNHVLLHQTVIGEEALAQFAKVGLTPDLIVGCTGGGSNFAGLAFPFLREKLSGRMDVAVRAVEPASCPSLTKGVYAYDFGDTAGMTPLMKMHTLGHDFVPARSTRADCATTGCPRCCPTSTNSVCSRPRPERSASASRRGSGSPVPKALCPHPNPPTRLPRASRKPCAAGKPARRRSSSPRSAVTATSTWQPTPPT from the coding sequence ATGGGTGAGCCGACCAAGATCCTGCTCGACGAGTCCGACCTACCTCGCCGGTGGTACAACCTACTGGCCGATCTGCCCAGCCCACCGCCGCCGGTGCTGCATCCCGGCACCAAGGAGCCGGTGGGCCCGGACGACCTGGCGCCGTTGTTCCCGGGGGACCTGATCGCCCAGGAGGTCACGGCCGAGAGGTACGTCGACATCCCGGAGGAGGTTCTCGAGGTCTATCGGCTGTGGCGACCCTCGCCGCTGTACCGCGCGCACCGCCTGGAGAAGGCGCTCGGAACCCCGGCGAAAATCTTCTACAAGTACGAAGGTGTGTCGCCCGCCGGCTCGCACAAACCGAACACCGCCGTCCCGCAGGCCTACTACAACGCGCTCGCCGGCGTTCGGCGGCTGACCACCGAGACCGGGGCGGGCCAGTGGGGAACCGCGCTTGCGTTCGCGTGTTCGCAGTTCGGCCTGGACTGCGAGGTGTGGCAGGTCCGTGCGTCGTACGACCAGAAGCCGTACCGCAAGGCGATGATCGAGACCTTCGGCGGCGTGGTCCATCCGTCGCCGTCGGAACTCACCGAGGCCGGCCGGGCGGCGCTGGCGAAGGACGGCGGGTCCCCGGGTTCGCTGGGCATCGCCATCTCCGAGGCGGTCGAGGTCGCGGCCGGTGACCCCACCACCAACTACGCGCTGGGCAGCGTCCTCAACCACGTGCTGTTGCACCAGACCGTGATCGGGGAGGAAGCGCTCGCGCAGTTCGCCAAGGTGGGGTTGACGCCGGACCTGATCGTCGGCTGCACCGGCGGTGGCTCCAACTTCGCCGGCCTTGCGTTCCCCTTCCTGCGGGAGAAGCTGTCCGGCCGGATGGATGTGGCGGTCCGGGCGGTGGAACCGGCGAGCTGTCCGTCGTTGACCAAGGGGGTGTACGCGTACGACTTCGGTGACACCGCGGGAATGACGCCGCTGATGAAGATGCACACGCTCGGGCACGACTTCGTTCCGGCCCGATCCACGCGGGCGGACTGCGCTACCACGGGATGTCCCCGCTGCTGTCCCACGTCTACGAACTCGGTCTGTTCGAGGCCGAGGCCAGAACGCAGCGCGAGTGCTTCGAGGCGGGGGTCCGGTTCGCCCGTACCGAAGGCATTGTGCCCGCACCCGAACCCACCCACGCGCTTGCCTCGTGCATCGAGGAAGCCCTGCGCTGCAGGGAAACCGGCGAGGAGAAGGTCATCCTCACCGCGCTCTGCGGTCACGGCCACCTCGACCTGGCAGCCTACGCCGCCTACCTGA
- a CDS encoding aspartate/glutamate racemase family protein, with protein MRTIGLIGGMSWESSAEYYRLLNEETRERLGGHHCAPSLLLTVDFAEIEAMQRAGAWDAAGARLSQAAVTLEKAGADVVVLCTNTMHLVADRIAAAIGVPFLHIVDATAARITAAGLRTVGLLATRYTMEHPFYRDLMRNHGIEVIVPDEPDRTLVHEVIYQELTRNRIEPASRVAYQKVMAGLAERGAQALILGCTEITLLVDESDSPVPVFDSTRIHVEAAVDLALSEDPPAREYQPRRSVGG; from the coding sequence ATGCGCACCATCGGCCTGATCGGCGGCATGAGCTGGGAGAGTTCGGCGGAGTACTACCGGCTGCTCAACGAGGAGACCAGAGAGCGGCTCGGTGGGCACCACTGTGCGCCCAGCCTGCTGCTCACTGTCGACTTCGCCGAGATCGAGGCCATGCAACGCGCCGGAGCGTGGGACGCGGCCGGCGCCCGGCTGTCACAGGCGGCCGTCACCCTGGAAAAGGCCGGCGCCGACGTGGTGGTGTTGTGCACGAACACGATGCACCTGGTGGCGGACCGGATCGCCGCGGCGATCGGCGTGCCGTTCCTGCACATCGTGGACGCCACCGCCGCGCGGATCACCGCGGCAGGGCTTCGGACGGTGGGGTTGCTGGCCACGCGTTACACGATGGAACACCCCTTCTACCGCGACCTCATGCGAAACCACGGGATCGAGGTGATCGTGCCGGACGAGCCGGACCGCACGCTCGTGCACGAGGTCATCTACCAGGAGCTGACCCGCAACAGGATCGAGCCGGCCTCGCGGGTGGCGTACCAGAAGGTGATGGCCGGACTGGCCGAGCGGGGAGCGCAGGCACTGATCCTCGGCTGCACCGAGATCACCCTGCTGGTGGACGAGTCCGACAGCCCGGTGCCGGTCTTCGACTCCACCCGCATCCACGTGGAGGCGGCAGTGGACCTCGCGCTGTCAGAAGACCCTCCGGCGCGCGAGTACCAGCCACGGCGGAGTGTGGGCGGCTGA
- a CDS encoding NAD-dependent epimerase/dehydratase family protein: MTERAPMVLITGAAGRIGSTLRSALSQYRLRLTDRDLSDCEPKPNEEILEADLADFAAMRQAVEGCDAVVHLGGNPSPSATWWDLKGPNVDGLYNVFEASRQAGVRRLVFASTNHVTGMLDERGEWPVGAQGPIAPDSLYGVTKALGEAMGRYYSENSDLSVVCLRIGWFTGEHQLLDNEGWLRMWLSVPDLGRLINASLTADVRFGIYYGVSANTPMRYDMEKARTELGYEPIDDSSKLLADRTDG; encoded by the coding sequence ATGACCGAGCGTGCTCCCATGGTGCTCATCACCGGCGCGGCCGGACGGATCGGCTCGACGCTGCGCTCGGCGCTGTCGCAGTACCGCCTCCGGCTGACCGACCGCGACCTCAGCGACTGCGAGCCGAAGCCGAACGAGGAGATCCTCGAGGCCGACCTCGCCGACTTCGCCGCGATGCGGCAGGCGGTCGAGGGATGCGACGCGGTCGTCCACCTCGGTGGCAACCCGTCCCCGTCGGCCACCTGGTGGGATCTGAAGGGGCCGAACGTCGACGGGCTCTACAACGTCTTCGAGGCCTCCCGGCAGGCAGGCGTACGCCGGCTGGTGTTCGCCAGCACCAACCACGTCACGGGCATGCTCGACGAGCGGGGTGAGTGGCCGGTGGGTGCGCAGGGCCCGATCGCGCCCGACTCGCTGTACGGCGTGACCAAGGCGCTCGGCGAGGCGATGGGCCGCTACTACTCCGAGAACAGCGACCTGTCGGTGGTCTGCCTGCGGATCGGCTGGTTCACCGGCGAGCACCAGCTGCTCGACAACGAGGGCTGGCTGCGGATGTGGCTCAGCGTGCCCGACCTAGGCCGGCTGATCAACGCCAGCCTGACCGCTGACGTACGGTTCGGGATCTACTACGGCGTCTCGGCCAACACGCCGATGCGGTACGACATGGAGAAGGCGCGCACCGAACTCGGCTACGAGCCCATCGACGACTCCAGCAAACTCCTCGCGGACCGCACTGACGGCTGA
- the clpX gene encoding ATP-dependent Clp protease ATP-binding subunit ClpX — translation MAHMGDGDQLRCSFCGKSHRRVERLIAGPAGVHICAGCVRLCKELLEEDLLRSAADSGEDARTAVSGPAGLPKPREISRFLDQYVVGQDAAKKTLAVAVYNHYKRVRAGSGGQPTGPGGHLTAAGTDDRVELGKSNVLLIGPTGSGKTYLAQTLARFLDVPFAIADATALTQSGYVGEDVETILRKLVQAADNDVAKAQTGIVYIDEIDKIARKSENPSINRDVSGEGVQQALLKILEGAVVDVPPGGGARHPAQDSVPFDTRDVLFVVGGAFAGLERIVESRSGRRGVGFGASLRLSTQRDEHAGLDDVTPDDLREFGLIPELVGRLPVVTTVHSPDAAALARILTEPRNALVRQYQLLFELDGVQLEFTDDAVTAIAEQALLRRTGARATRAILEEVLLNLMYEMPSRDDVARVIVTRETVLDNVNPTLVPRDRSTPRGRRTDRRDRPA, via the coding sequence GTGGCACACATGGGCGACGGCGACCAGCTGAGGTGCTCGTTCTGCGGAAAGAGCCACCGGCGGGTCGAACGGCTCATCGCCGGCCCGGCGGGCGTCCACATCTGCGCGGGGTGCGTGCGGTTGTGCAAGGAACTGCTCGAGGAGGACCTGCTCCGTTCCGCCGCCGACTCCGGCGAGGACGCGCGGACGGCGGTGTCCGGACCGGCGGGGTTGCCCAAACCACGCGAGATCTCCCGCTTCCTCGACCAGTACGTCGTCGGCCAGGACGCCGCGAAGAAGACGTTGGCCGTCGCGGTCTACAACCACTACAAGCGCGTCCGGGCCGGATCCGGCGGACAGCCGACCGGGCCTGGCGGCCACCTGACGGCAGCCGGGACCGACGACCGGGTGGAGCTCGGCAAGTCCAACGTGCTGCTGATCGGGCCGACCGGCTCCGGCAAGACCTACCTCGCGCAGACGCTGGCGCGGTTCCTGGACGTGCCGTTCGCGATCGCGGACGCCACCGCGCTCACCCAGTCCGGCTACGTCGGCGAGGACGTCGAGACCATCCTGCGGAAGCTGGTCCAGGCCGCCGACAACGACGTGGCGAAGGCCCAGACGGGGATCGTCTACATCGACGAGATCGACAAGATCGCCCGCAAGAGTGAGAACCCGTCGATCAACCGGGACGTCTCCGGCGAGGGCGTCCAGCAGGCGCTGCTGAAGATCCTCGAAGGCGCCGTGGTCGACGTCCCGCCGGGCGGTGGTGCCAGGCACCCGGCTCAGGACTCCGTCCCGTTCGACACCAGGGACGTGTTGTTCGTCGTGGGCGGAGCCTTCGCCGGACTCGAGCGGATCGTCGAGAGCCGGTCCGGGCGCCGAGGTGTCGGCTTCGGCGCCTCGCTCCGCCTCAGCACCCAGCGCGACGAGCACGCCGGGCTGGACGACGTGACACCGGACGACCTGCGCGAGTTCGGGCTCATCCCGGAGCTCGTGGGCCGGCTGCCCGTCGTGACCACCGTGCACTCACCTGACGCGGCGGCCCTGGCGCGGATTCTCACCGAACCCCGCAACGCGCTGGTCCGGCAGTACCAACTCCTGTTCGAACTCGACGGGGTCCAACTGGAGTTCACCGACGATGCTGTGACGGCGATCGCGGAGCAGGCCCTGCTGCGCAGGACCGGCGCGCGGGCGACCCGCGCCATCCTCGAGGAGGTTCTGCTCAACCTGATGTACGAGATGCCCAGCCGCGACGACGTGGCCCGGGTCATCGTCACCCGCGAGACGGTGCTGGACAACGTCAACCCGACACTCGTACCCCGCGATCGATCCACTCCTCGCGGCCGGCGCACCGACCGGCGGGACCGCCCCGCCTGA
- a CDS encoding winged helix-turn-helix domain-containing protein, protein MSHPRHQLDAVIHNPTRFSIMAALLPADKVEFRFVRETVEITDSVLSQHVTTLEEAGYVKVTKGQVGRRPRTWLAATRAGRRAFAKHLDVLNQLAAGPSAAPGSN, encoded by the coding sequence GTGAGTCACCCGCGTCACCAGCTCGACGCCGTCATTCACAACCCGACCCGGTTCTCGATCATGGCGGCGCTGCTCCCCGCGGACAAGGTGGAGTTCCGCTTCGTCCGCGAGACGGTGGAGATCACCGACTCCGTGTTGTCCCAGCACGTGACCACGCTGGAGGAGGCCGGCTACGTCAAGGTCACCAAGGGTCAGGTGGGCCGGCGGCCACGGACCTGGCTCGCGGCGACCAGGGCCGGACGAAGGGCGTTCGCCAAACACCTGGACGTGCTCAACCAGCTCGCCGCCGGACCGTCCGCCGCGCCGGGGAGCAACTGA
- a CDS encoding NAD(P)/FAD-dependent oxidoreductase codes for MGSASRVAVVGAGIVGLSTAYALTELGVRPDVYEVGVPGNGQSTGQSRLFRHSHEDPRLVAWARESRAVWRTWQDRLGVELVSGDGAVSIGPDTERRLALLRQAGVPARMVDAGELAELVPLVRGRAAGSAPAMLDETAGAIRTQAAIRALAAAVDGEIVNDEVLSVHAAGPGQGSPGPGGSGGTNARAQVRSVSRRADYDTVVVCAGRGTPALARGAGLTVPVEFGAHARVTFAVRGEPPARLACLQDGSGDFTAGSIYAAALPGSRAYAVGVSGHVAARPDGSVADPDGLGRLADGAVAYVREALPGLDPDPLGHVHCWTTELPWGPDGLAVWRAGPEGPAGQVLFVAGNNLFKHAPALGRALARAAVGEELAADLRPEARLGCPTSPGSAPTA; via the coding sequence ATGGGCAGTGCGTCGAGGGTCGCCGTGGTGGGAGCAGGGATCGTCGGCCTGAGTACGGCGTACGCGCTGACCGAACTCGGCGTCCGGCCCGACGTCTACGAGGTGGGCGTCCCGGGCAACGGGCAGTCGACCGGCCAGTCCCGGCTGTTCCGGCACTCGCACGAGGATCCCCGGCTGGTCGCGTGGGCGCGGGAGAGCCGGGCGGTCTGGCGCACCTGGCAGGACCGGCTCGGAGTCGAGCTGGTGTCCGGCGACGGCGCGGTCAGCATCGGGCCGGACACCGAGCGACGGCTGGCGCTGCTGCGCCAGGCTGGTGTGCCCGCCCGGATGGTCGACGCCGGCGAGCTCGCGGAGCTGGTGCCGCTGGTCCGGGGACGGGCGGCCGGCTCGGCGCCGGCGATGTTGGACGAGACGGCCGGGGCGATCCGTACCCAGGCCGCGATCCGTGCGCTCGCGGCGGCCGTCGACGGGGAGATCGTCAACGACGAGGTGCTGTCGGTGCACGCCGCGGGGCCCGGGCAAGGATCTCCAGGACCGGGCGGGTCAGGCGGAACGAACGCCCGGGCGCAGGTGCGTTCGGTGAGCCGTCGCGCCGACTACGACACGGTGGTGGTCTGTGCGGGCCGCGGCACGCCTGCCCTCGCCCGCGGAGCCGGGCTGACGGTGCCGGTCGAGTTCGGGGCACACGCGCGGGTGACCTTCGCGGTGCGCGGCGAGCCGCCGGCGAGGCTGGCCTGCCTGCAGGACGGCAGCGGGGACTTCACCGCGGGCAGCATCTACGCGGCTGCCCTTCCCGGTAGTCGTGCGTACGCCGTGGGGGTCAGCGGACACGTGGCGGCACGCCCGGACGGCAGTGTGGCCGACCCCGACGGGCTGGGCAGACTCGCCGACGGCGCCGTGGCCTACGTACGCGAGGCGCTGCCCGGGCTGGATCCGGACCCCCTCGGCCACGTGCACTGCTGGACGACCGAACTGCCCTGGGGCCCGGACGGCCTCGCCGTCTGGCGGGCCGGGCCCGAGGGCCCGGCCGGGCAGGTGCTGTTCGTGGCGGGCAACAACCTCTTCAAGCACGCTCCCGCCCTGGGGCGCGCCCTGGCCCGGGCCGCCGTGGGCGAGGAGCTCGCCGCGGACCTGCGTCCCGAGGCGCGACTCGGTTGCCCGACCTCGCCCGGATCCGCCCCCACGGCTTGA
- a CDS encoding phosphatidylinositol-specific phospholipase C1-like protein, whose translation MRGHDVGRGGRRNVVAAAATLMTAAACVLSATATPAGAQTREAAATARAAGDNVVNLNEIQTINTHNSYKRETSLAEQAAYDEITGNPGAYRNGLAYSHASLADQFEHQNVRGIELDLRPDPEGGLYRYPMVRRDAGLGPLTDPAWSEPGIKVFHVADGDYNSTCVRFVSCLQQVKAWSDAHPTHVPITIMLELKGSDRAFAERGGVVVPPWDAAALDAMDREIRSVFADDEMVTPDDVRRPGRTLNESVTQVGWPTLAQARGQVMFVFNNVGNSSPYTDNGHPNLEGRIAFVNAAPGQPNAAYRGRDEVIQLFDEIQDLVRRGYFVRTRSDYSLSTVREEDFSLIEASLGSGAQVISTDFPAVGMAARYDSDYVAQLPGAVPARCNPVNAPRTCRNSLLEPAN comes from the coding sequence GTGAGAGGACACGACGTGGGCAGGGGTGGGCGTAGGAACGTCGTCGCGGCCGCGGCGACACTGATGACCGCGGCGGCATGCGTGCTGTCCGCCACAGCGACACCGGCGGGCGCGCAGACGCGCGAAGCCGCGGCGACCGCACGCGCCGCGGGCGACAACGTGGTGAACCTCAACGAGATCCAGACCATCAACACGCACAACTCCTACAAGCGGGAGACCAGCCTCGCCGAGCAGGCGGCGTACGACGAGATCACCGGAAACCCCGGTGCCTACCGCAACGGGCTCGCGTACAGCCACGCCTCCCTCGCCGACCAGTTCGAGCACCAGAACGTCCGGGGCATCGAACTCGACCTGCGCCCCGACCCCGAGGGCGGGCTCTACCGCTACCCGATGGTGCGGCGCGACGCGGGCCTCGGCCCGTTGACCGATCCTGCCTGGTCCGAACCCGGCATCAAGGTGTTCCACGTCGCCGACGGCGACTACAACTCCACGTGCGTGCGGTTCGTCAGCTGTCTGCAGCAGGTCAAGGCGTGGTCGGACGCGCACCCGACGCACGTACCCATCACGATCATGTTGGAGCTGAAGGGCAGTGACCGCGCGTTCGCCGAACGCGGCGGCGTGGTGGTGCCGCCGTGGGATGCCGCCGCCCTCGACGCGATGGACCGCGAGATCCGGTCGGTGTTCGCCGACGACGAGATGGTCACCCCCGACGACGTACGCCGGCCCGGCAGGACGCTGAACGAGTCGGTCACGCAGGTCGGCTGGCCCACTCTCGCGCAGGCACGCGGCCAGGTGATGTTCGTCTTCAACAATGTCGGCAACTCCTCGCCGTACACCGACAACGGCCACCCCAACCTCGAGGGCAGGATCGCGTTCGTCAACGCCGCGCCCGGTCAGCCGAACGCCGCCTACCGGGGCCGGGACGAGGTGATCCAGCTGTTCGACGAGATCCAGGACCTGGTGCGACGCGGATACTTCGTCCGTACGCGTTCGGACTACTCGTTGTCGACCGTACGCGAGGAGGACTTCAGCCTGATCGAGGCCTCGCTGGGCAGCGGCGCCCAGGTCATCTCCACCGACTTCCCGGCCGTCGGCATGGCCGCCCGCTACGACAGCGACTACGTGGCCCAGCTGCCCGGTGCGGTTCCTGCCAGGTGCAACCCGGTCAACGCGCCGAGGACCTGCCGGAACTCCCTGCTCGAACCAGCCAACTGA